Proteins co-encoded in one Bos taurus isolate L1 Dominette 01449 registration number 42190680 breed Hereford chromosome X, ARS-UCD2.0, whole genome shotgun sequence genomic window:
- the LOC112445176 gene encoding uncharacterized protein, with protein sequence MLAPPPALRRPRPPAPRPALICWHLRLHFPIDPPALLLLRSPRSPASPRAAARRRPGSSAFLDLFPCLLPLLPSIPVSAFSRLFCFSTSETLRAQGFSDVIFLRCADNRRWRKERFCRPSLLLLGCSFGVMAPSLWKGLVGIGLFALAHAAFSAAQHYFPSSGIKWKRKCEFLQSSSFQDKIFRSMYYVYDRSYMRLTEKEDESLPIDIVLQTLLAFAVTCYGIVSIAGEFKRHGCHFRTKK encoded by the exons GCCCCGCCCCCGGCTCTCCGCAGGCCACGCCCCCCTGCCCCGCGGCCCGCGCTCATTTGCTGGCACCTTCGTCTCCACTTCCCCATTGATCCGCCTGCGCTTCTTCTTCTACGCTCTCCACGCAGCCCCGCCTCTCCGAGAGCGGCAGCGCGGCGCAGGCCCGGCTCTTCAGCATTCCTGGAcctttttccttgtcttttaccCCTTCTTCCCAGCATTCCCGTTTCCGCTTTCTCACGGCTATTCTGTTTTTCCACCTCTGAGACGCTTCGCGCCCAGGGGTTCAGTGACGTCATCTTTCTGCGCTGCGCGGACAACCGCCGGTGGAGGAAGGAACGGTTCTGCCGCCCTTCGCTTCTTTTGTTGGGCTGCTCTTTCGGAGTCATGGCGCCGTCGCTATGGAAGGGGCTGGTGGGCATCGGCCTCTTTGCCTTAGCCCACGCGGCCTTTTCCGCTGCGCAGC ATTACTTTCCATCTTCAGGAAtaaagtggaaaaggaaatgcgAATTCCTTCAAAGCTCCAGTTTTCAAGATAAAATCTTTCGTTCTATGTATTATGTATACG ATCGTTCTTATATGCGATTaacagaaaaggaagatgaatCCCTGCCAATAGAT atagttcttcagacacttcTGGCCTTTGCAGTTACCTGTTATGGTATAGTTTCAATTGCAGGGGAGTTTAAAAGACATGGATGCCACTTCAGAACTAAAAAATAA